One window of the Pseudochaenichthys georgianus chromosome 21, fPseGeo1.2, whole genome shotgun sequence genome contains the following:
- the LOC117466350 gene encoding alpha-1,6-mannosylglycoprotein 6-beta-N-acetylglucosaminyltransferase A-like yields the protein MIKDLRADKLRLQLAHMEKAPPLMKKKEEMVEKFQPLKPDKKFEEDTNCPLPPMDNHPECMGKLKWLSQMWKSQPCYAGYGVNGSVCSFLIYLSEILVHPGVVTAESNTRIAEAAFNGGPLGELVQWSDLLSTLHILGHHVYLTASLPDLRHYFGVDTGGCPPLHSNLDLIYTDIIGLRQIKSVLKGPWFKYRCIIRVLDTFGTEPDFNHISWANKHKLESPFGGLNMIPLQFYTMFPHTPDNTFLGFVVQNQLMSEQSEQFKSNKRQNQALVYGKRAEFWEGKTAYLDVIHKYLEIHGTVNTNALPNYVKNHGIVKGTDVQALLRQSKVFVGLSFPYEGPAPLEALANGCAFLNPKLNPPQSSLNTKFFKGKPNIREIISQHPYAEAIGEPYVWTVDMKNLTEVERALNAILNQTIEPYLPYEFSCEGMLQRVNVLIEKQDLCSSAVSWPPLSALQVVKAQMSCKTACQKAGLICEPAFFPHLNNANTLAKNNVDCQTSEFSASGLVFPAYNSSQHCWFQSDPLLFSCVRSDESLTRVCPCRDFIKDQIALCKDCI from the exons ATGATTAAGGATCTGCGTGCGGATAAGCTTCGACTGCAACTGGCACACATGGAGAAAGCCCCGCCTCTaatgaaaaagaaggaggagatGGTGGAGAAATTTCAACCATTAAAACCTG aCAAGAAATTTGAAGAGGACACAAACTGCCCTCTACCACCTATGGATAACCACCCAGAATGTATGGGGAAATTGAAG TGGCTGAGTCAGATGTGGAAGAGTCAACCTTGCTACGCGGGTTACGGGGTCAACGGATCTGTGTGCTCCTTCTTGATCTACCTCAGTGAG ATTCTGGTGCATCCTGGAGTGGTGACAGCTGAATCTAACACTAGGATAGCAGAGGCTGCCTTCAATGGGGGGCCCCTTGGGGAACTGGTCCAGTGGAGTGACCTCCTCTCCACACTTCACATCCTGGGTCACCATGTTTACCTAACTGCCTCCTTACCTGACCTCCGGCA TTACTTTGGGGTGGACACAGGTGGCTGCCCACCTCTTCATTCTAATCTGGATCTGATCTACACAGACATTATCGGCCTTAGGCAGATCAAGAGTGTACTAAAGGGACCTTGGTTCAAATACAG GTGCATTATACGGGTGTTGGATACTTTCGGTACTGAGCCAGACTTCAATCATATATCTTGGGCCAATAAGCACAAGCTTGAAAGTCCATTCGGCGGACTGAACATGATCCCACTGCAGTTCTACACCATGTTCC CTCATACACCGGACAACACATTCCTGGGTTTTGTGGTGCAGAACCAGCTGATGTCGGAACAAAGTGAGCAGTTTAAGTCTAACAAAAGACAAAACCAGGCACTTGTATACGGAAAGAGAGCCGAGTTTTGGGAG GGTAAAACGGCATATCTGGATGTCATCCACAAGTACTTAGAGATCCATGGGACAGTTAACACAAACGCTCTTCCAAATTATGTGAAAAACCATGGCATTGTGAAAGGCACTGATGTTCAGGCCCTGTTGAGACAAAGCAAG GTTTTTGTTGGATTGTCTTTCCCATATGAAGGCCCCGCCCCATTGGAGGCGTTAGCCAATGGCTGTGCTTTCCTGAACCCCAAGTTAAACCCTCCGCAGAGCAGTCTGAACACCAAGTTCTTCAAGGGAAAGCCCAACATCAGAGAG aTAATATCCCAGCATCCTTATGCTGAGGCCATCGGAGAGCCCTACGTATGGACGGTGGACATGAAGAACTTAACAGAAGTGGAAAGAGCTCTTAATGCTATTCTCAATCAGACG ATTGAGCCCTATCTTCCCTATGAGTTTTCGTGTGAAGGGATGCTCCAGAGGGTCAACGTCCTGATAGAAAAACAG GATTTGTGCAGCAGTGCAGTGAGCTGGCCCCCACTGAGCGCACTCCAGGTTGTAAAGGCGCAGATGTCCTGTAAAACTGCCTGCCAGAAGGCGGGGCTGATCTGTGAACCGGCATTTTTCCCACACCTTAACAATGCAAATACTCTTGCAAA GAACAATGTAGATTGTCAAACATCCGAGTTCTCCGCCAGTGGCTTGGTGTTTCCTGCCTACAACAGCTCTCAGCACTGTTGGTTCCAGTCCGACCCCCTCCTCTTCAGCTGTGTCCGATCAGACGAGTCTTTGACGCGCGTCTGCCCCTGTAGAGACTTCATTAAGGACCAGATAGCTTTATGCAAAGATTGTATCTAA